The following nucleotide sequence is from Streptomyces xiamenensis.
GGGGTGGGCGTGGTCCTCGACCTTGATCGAGGCGTCCTGGGGGGCGGGGTGGCCGGCGAACCAGGAGCCCACGAGCCCGCCGTACCAGGGCCAGCCGTACTCGGTGTCGGCTGCGGCGTGCACACCGGCGTAACCGCCGCCGCTCTCGATGTACCGCTCGAAGGCGGCCTGTTGGGTGTCGTCGAGGACGTCTCCGGTGGTGGAGAGCCAGATGACGACGGCGTAGCGGGCGAGGTCCTCGTCGTTGAAGACGGCGGCGTCCTCGGTGGCGGTGACCTCGAACCCGTTCTCGGCGCCGAGTTGCTCGATGGCGGCGATTCCGGCGGGGATCGAGTCGTGGCGGAAGCCCGCCGTCTTGCTGAACACCAGGGCGTGGAAGGTGTCGTCCGCGGAGTCGGGGTGTGCGGTGGCGGGTCCGCCCGCCAGCAGCAGGGCAAGGACGGCGAGAACGGCGACGGCGAAGCGGGCCGCCAGTCTGCGTGGGGGTGGGGGTGCGGCTGTCACCACGTGCTCCTCACTGAACAGCGTGCGTGGGGGGTGTCGCCGGGCCCGAGGGCCGCGGCGGAGCTGTCGGAGTGGCGGGGGCGTGGAGGCGTCCCGGCCGCCACACCACCCGATTTGTAAGACTGGATGACAAATTAGAAATGGAAGGCGTACACGTCAACCCATCCGACGCGGACCGGGCGTCCGGGCCCCGCTCGGCGAGGACACACCGTCGACGACGGCCACCCCCTCGCGCAGGCCGTCCGCCGGCTCCGTGTCCTCCCCCGTCCTCACCAGGCGCCGGGCGGTGGCCGGGTCACTCCTCCCGCAGGACGAAGGCCCTGATGGCGGTGACCGCGGCGGCCCGTGCCCACTCGCCGAAATCCGGCGCGAGCGTGGTCACCCGCAGGGAGCCGTGGTCGCGGTGCCGCCGGTCCCTGATCCCCGCCTCCACACACCCCTCTTCGGCGGCGATGAGGACCAGGCCCTCCCCCGCGACGACGAAGTCCTTGACCATGCAGAGGTTCGCGACGGTAGCCAGTGCCGCCCCCAGCGCCCAGGCCGCCGGGCGGAGCACATTCCGGCACACCGGGTCCCCCGCGCGGGCCAGGGCCGCCACCTCCTCGGGGGTCACGCCCCGGCGCAGACCGTGCGCGGCGGCGGCCAGGATCGAGCGGGTGGAGAGGTAGGACGCGATGCAACCGCGGTGACCCTCGGTGCACATCGGGCCGCCCGGGTCCAGCACATGGTGACTGAACTCCCTCAGATCCACCGCGTCGGCGGGCACCATGCGGCCGTGCCGCACCAAGGCGTAGCCGATGCCCGCCCCCACCGTCAGCAGGGCGAAGTCGGTCAGGCCGCGCGCGGCACCGAACCACCGCTGGGCGTGTGCCAGGGCGGTGACGTCGTTCTCCACGACGCAGGGCACGCCCGTACGGCGCGTCAGCCGCTCGGAGAGCTCGATGTCGACCCAGCCCAGGAACGGGGCGTCGAAGCGCGGCGCGGCGTCCGGGTCGGAGCGGGGGCGGGCCGCGCCGCCCAGGGTGACCCCGGCGGCGACCGGCGCCGTGTCCGCGGTGGTGAGCCGTTCCCGCACCCCGGCGATCCGGGCGCTGACGGCCTCGGGGGTGGTGGCGTCGAGCGGTTCGGAGGTCTCGGCGATCACCCGGGCCCGCAGGTCGGTGACGGCGGCGTACAGCCGGTCCGACGTCAGTTTGACGCCCAGGAAGTGGTGGTCGGCGGCCACCACGTCCAGCGGGCGGGTGGGACGGCCGTTGGCCGGGTCGTGGACGGTCCCGCCCTCCACCACGAGGCCGGCGGCCGTGAGCGGCTTGGTCAGCCGGGTGAGGCTGCCGGTGGACAGACCGAGCACCCGGGCGAGATCGGTGCGGGTGCTGGGGCCGTTGACCAGCAGTTCGCGCACGACGGGGCGGGCCGCGCGGGAGACCGTCCCCCAGGCGCCGACGAGGGGAAGCGGGCCGGGCGCGGCGGGCTCCGGTGGGGTGGGCGTGGCGGGGGGCACGGCGACTCCCGTCCTCGGCGGATCCTCGGTGGGTGGCGGGCCGCACGCCTGGGGGCAACCAGGCGATGCACACGCCTACTTGGCTTCGCGGCAAAGCTAAGGGGGCGGCGATGGGGCGCGTCAACTCCACATATTCCAA
It contains:
- a CDS encoding ROK family transcriptional regulator encodes the protein MPPATPTPPEPAAPGPLPLVGAWGTVSRAARPVVRELLVNGPSTRTDLARVLGLSTGSLTRLTKPLTAAGLVVEGGTVHDPANGRPTRPLDVVAADHHFLGVKLTSDRLYAAVTDLRARVIAETSEPLDATTPEAVSARIAGVRERLTTADTAPVAAGVTLGGAARPRSDPDAAPRFDAPFLGWVDIELSERLTRRTGVPCVVENDVTALAHAQRWFGAARGLTDFALLTVGAGIGYALVRHGRMVPADAVDLREFSHHVLDPGGPMCTEGHRGCIASYLSTRSILAAAAHGLRRGVTPEEVAALARAGDPVCRNVLRPAAWALGAALATVANLCMVKDFVVAGEGLVLIAAEEGCVEAGIRDRRHRDHGSLRVTTLAPDFGEWARAAAVTAIRAFVLREE